A region of the Antedon mediterranea chromosome 4, ecAntMedi1.1, whole genome shotgun sequence genome:
atgaaaaaaattcatTTGCTTAATTTTGAAGAAACTTCTAAGAGTAAATTTGGAGTAGATTTTGTTGTCGATGATAATAGCAgtacaataatatttaaaggACTTCCTGGTGACATAAATGATGCGACTTTGTGTCTTTACAAAGATCTAGAGAATATTGCCGAAACCTCTTTCCTGTGTGAATCTGCTGAGATTCGTAAATTTCTGATGAAATTCTATGATGAAGTCATACGTGTTCAAAGGGAAAACCATCTCCACATTGAATATGTTGTAGAGGAAAACCGTGTGAAGGTGTATTCTGCTTCTCTTGACCATGCCAAGGCTGCAAGATCATCTATTGGGAAATTGATAAAATGCCAGAAATATACACTTTCAAATGATGAAATTAAAGTAATGAAATCAGCTGAAGGCAAATTATTATTTGAggaattttacaaaaataaatcaacCGTCGGAATTTCTCAATCAGAAGATGAAACCTGCATTATGATTACAGGATTTGACAGTTTTGTCGATCAAGTTATCAGCAAGCTGGATAAATTCCTACGAGCCAACCtgatattagaaaaaaaaagaactgtGGACAAAGGAGTAGTTATGTTACTAAAAAATCATCATTCACAAGAAATTTCTGCTATAGAAAAGGCTTGGGAAGAATTCTTTGTGGAGTTAATAATACCGAATTCAGACCTTGGTTATATCATAATCAAAGGTAATCCTAGTGGAATCGATAAAGCTATTAGAGAAATAATAGTCCTTGAAAGCAAGGTGCAAACAGATGAACATGTGATATCACAACCAGGAATGGCAAGTTTCTTTAAAGAAGAGaaaggaataaaaaaaatgatgggtGTGGAAAATGACTTCAAATGTATTGTAGAGGTCGATGGCAAGTTCACAAGCAGTGAATCAATGCAAGTACTGTTACGACACAGGTTGCAAAGAGGAGTTGAGTTGATCATATGCAAAGCAGATATGACTAAAATGAATGTTGATGCTATTGTCAATGCTGCAAATAAACAACTTTTACATAGCGGCGGATTAGCTAAAGCTATTGTTGATGCAGGTatattaatttcttttgtaTACAGAATTTTTatgttcaatttaaaattcaaattcaatttattttcaatgctACCAAAGTAGTGATAATGCTACCAAAGTAGTGTTATATGCCTTTTTTCTCttcaaaaaaaattataatcaactAGATGGTGCATTTGGAAATTATTATGAttgatttcaattttatttctcacACTTGCATCCACtgcttttttatttctaataaaaTTCCATATTAGGAGGAAAAGAAATACAGATAGAAAGTGACAAGATAATAGCAAGTAGAAGTAAGCTTCTGTCAGGAGAGGTTGTTTTAACCAATGCTGGGAATCTCCCATGCAAAAAGATTATTCACACGGTTGGaccaacataaaaaaaacagcaaaagaAAATTATGCTCATGAAGTCAGTGACAGGTGCCTATGAAGAAGCAGCGAAATATAGATTCACTTCAATTGCAATGCCAGCAATCAGTTCTGGGATATATGGCTACCCCTTAGCACCATGTACACAGGCGATTTTAGAAGCAACTAAAgattattttaaagataatcCTAGATCAACACTGCAGCAAGTGTATTTCGTAAGTATTGATATCCCAGTTTGCGAAGCTTTTGAATCATCTATGAAAAGTGTCTTTATGGGGGATGAAGAAGAATTATGTATGGCTGAAGATGATGATTTTGTTGGCTTAGAAGCAGAAGCATCTGCCACAGAAAGTAGTTCAAATTTTGGAATGAAGATAGATAATGATGTAGTAACAACAAAAGAGGGCTTTGATATTATGCTTATGAAAGGAAGAATTGAAGATTCTAAGGTatgaatttttatttctattctatACTACTGAATATAAAGTTTGTTCAAATTGTTTCCATATGTGTTTTTGCTAATTATTCACTACAGTGCTTACTGAAGATGCAATACCATTTATAATTTCTCTAGGTGGATGTCATTGTAAATTCAACCTCACACGATCTTAATCTGAACAGTGGTAATGTTTCTAAAGCTCTTCTTCAAGCTGCAGGTCCTCAACTTCAACAAGAGTGCAGTGCTATAAAAGCTACTGAAGGGAATATTCCAGTAAATGGATTTGTTGAAACTGGTCCTGCTGCTTTGAAATGCCAGAAAGTATTTCACATATCACCACAACATTATCAGGGAGCAGCATCAATGCAGGTCTGCTATTAGCTTTTATACCATTTATCATAATGCTTGCTTctttttatatacaattttgtttgtaGGCGAATTACCAGTTTTATTTTCAGCGAATCTATAATTAGACAAGACCATACAAATTATGATTTGCTCTGGCATTAGACCGTGgacaattatataattttgatattgttttttttatagaatataaCAATTCTTCTTAAAACGATATTGTCATCAGCATCTAGCATGAGATCAATTGCCATTCCGGCACTAGGGACTGGAAACCTGAAGTATCCAGCTCATCAAGTGTCAAATGTCATGTATGAGGAAGCTATAGAATTTAGTGCAAATCATCCACGAAGCAATCTGAAGGAAATACATTTTGTAGTTTACTACAAAGATACCAACACTATTTCGGTTTGTTTGAATGTTTTGATCGATAGTCATATACGCTGCTGTAAAGTCTCTATACATAACTATTTtatatgaaaattaattaattaattagctTTTTCAACAACTAACCTACTAACATTAATTCTCTAttgaatatacaaataatgatatCAATCATATACTTACAGTTTGTAATTTTTATGTTATTTCTACTTTACtttattctttgtttttatatattgtgtTGTCTTATACCTCTTCTAATTTAGGCATTTGACTCCGAgataaagaatttaaaatatctAGCAAATGAAGTAGAAAAAACAACCAACCAAAGAGATCTTGGAAAAAGAAGTAGGCATACTTTGGTTTTAAAACTAATACATAATTTGCAATTCATTTGGTCATATTTATTACAGTACTTGacatttgtcaaaattaataaaatcacatGCTGCTATATGTATTTATAGTGCATTATCTAgattataatcaatgttgtatttttattcCATGAACAACCAAGTAAAATTCTATAACTATAGTTTTCTAAAAAAATGCCTATAGTGGAAGCAGTTAATTTGAGTCAACCTACTGCAGCTGACCACATTACAAGTTCATCACCACACAAACACTTTAGACGGCTGAGTAGACGTCGGGCAGAGATGGAAATAGGATGTGTAACTGTTACAGTTGAACAAGGCGATATAACAACTTGTGATGCTGATGCCATTGTCAATTTAACCTCGAATACATTTAATTTGTGTATGGGTAAGGTGTTTATATacaaatcataattataaacgTACATGTTAGTAAACTATAGGGATaacacatataggcctacagttcaCATTGCAATCTACTACAATTAAAGATTGTGTCTTCTACTGTAGTAGCTAGTTTACTTTTCATAAagagaaaaatatattaaatgatttttttacaCTATCAGAAATATTTGATGTGATAATTGTTTTAATGCTTTTGCTActctattataatatttaacatttttcatcattgttttttCATTTACTTATAGGAGCTGTTTCAAATGCAATTCTTAAAGCAGGTGGAACATCCATTCAAACAGAATGCACAAACAACATGAAATGTAAGATTTGTTCATTctaatttcaaatatttttgtaaCAACTTTTCATTATGGGGATTATAATATATGTAGGCCTCAACCAAGTCTTTGAATCGCtactttttaatataaaaaaatcttgatttttttcagCCCCTTCGTTGACTTTCCCAGATGAAATATGGACAGGCTCAGGTAGACTAAATTGCAGTGCAATTTGCCATTTACCTATTTCCAACGATATCAATCAGCAAAAAACAATGTTAGTCAAAATAATGGCAACAGCAAACGTCCGAAAGTATAATAAAATAGCATTTCCAGCTATTGGTACAGGTAAGGTAGAATATGGAAGTTAAAGAGGCTTGGAGATTTTCAgtattatctttattaaaaagaaataacatGAGGAtgaaacaatgtgatataataGCAGTTTATGTTGATTTGTCCATCTTGGTTTTGGTTGAcattataatttcatttaaattgtGATGAGGGTCTATCAATGTGAGCTtgcatttaataatatattgattctTGCATTCAATTAGAGCACGGTCTTACTGAAAATCAACTTTCAGTTGAGTTAAGTATGcgtgattaaataaagcttattattattattgttattacacTATTAATTTCGCTTTtgtgattgttttttttattttgtaggaaATTCTAAAAAATCACCTAAAGAAGCAGCTACATTACTTTTTGACTGCATCCTAAAATTTTCAAAGAAAGAAAATCCAACCAGTTTAAGAAAGATCATGATCATTGTGTTTGAAATGCCTATGACTTTAGAATTCATTTCTACTATGGAAGATTTACATCAACCACAGCTTCAATCCAAAGGCTTTTTTCAGAGAAGCTATGGTAAATATAAGTTTTCCACAAATATCAAAATTAATCAAAGTGGTGCGGTAATTGCAAAACGAAGGAGTCCTTGTGTGGGCCAGAGGGTTGTCAAGGGCCACGTACTGGTGGTTACGGccaggcccgtatccagggggggggggggggtgcgttgggtgcagacgcatccccccccccccacccaagTCCCAAAAtgtccactatttcctcggttggtattttttcttgtcttgtttaactaaagacaatattatatatatatatacaaaatttacatcatcaatggtatacaaacaaaaatatgttaatataaaataaaaaaataccggtaattaaattacggaatctgaactgactacaaactcgatgtaaaacatgcgcagtcgatcatgtgacgacaagcaattcaatagcttagcgcttcatgtacgcgggacgcggtaaagtgtttgctggaaatacagacaacttaacCGGCGGTAAAGACGTGTCTGGAAATACAGACACTATCAAATACGGCGCCTAAACAAGGGAAggaaggccaactcagacagcgtcgtacaacgctgtctgagttggccttaaacatcatgaaagcgttaagttctggaCGTCCATCattcaactagcccaagccacaacaaagaaaaaatcagtctttagaacgtcaaataacgcaaattttgtCCGGGGCCTTCGGCCCCTGCACCATCTGacccccagccattgttgctcgctcttcgctcgcaccccccccccattataaatgctgcaaaCGGGCCTGACGGCCCTGATGAAAATGCTAATTGATGACTTGGCAAGATAAATATTGCTATATTGCTGTTAATTCTTATCTCCATGATGCATATCATCACCTTGattcaaaaagaaattatgtACGGTCTATATTTTTCGATTTCTCCAGTgcttttaataggcctactattttaccacatgttttaattgatagattattaagttttaatgtCTCACCTCAGCTCGCCAAAGTTATATATAGTTTTTTGATTAATAGACCGCAGATGGTTAAGTGCAATGGTATCCTATCCAACAAAGAATCTACCAGTGTTGGAGCTCCTCAAGGATGTGTTATCTCTCCAattttgttctctttttattctagtagttttaatattttaagcaaagattgcaatattgtaaaatacgctgacgatactgtaattagtggttttctttgcgatagtaagcataatgtaaatgaatttg
Encoded here:
- the LOC140046807 gene encoding protein mono-ADP-ribosyltransferase PARP14-like, with the protein product MLMKSVTGAYEEAAKYRFTSIAMPAISSGIYGYPLAPCTQAILEATKDYFKDNPRSTLQQVYFVSIDIPVCEAFESSMKSVFMGDEEELCMAEDDDFVGLEAEASATESSSNFGMKIDNDVVTTKEGFDIMLMKGRIEDSKVDVIVNSTSHDLNLNSGNVSKALLQAAGPQLQQECSAIKATEGNIPVNGFVETGPAALKCQKVFHISPQHYQGAASMQNITILLKTILSSASSMRSIAIPALGTGNLKYPAHQVSNVMYEEAIEFSANHPRSNLKEIHFVVYYKDTNTISAFDSEIKNLKYLANEVEKTTNQRDLGKRMEAVNLSQPTAADHITSSSPHKHFRRLSRRRAEMEIGCVTVTVEQGDITTCDADAIVNLTSNTFNLCMGAVSNAILKAGGTSIQTECTNNMKSPSLTFPDEIWTGSGRLNCSAICHLPISNDINQQKTMLVKIMATANVRKYNKIAFPAIGTGNSKKSPKEAATLLFDCILKFSKKENPTSLRKIMIIVFEMPMTLEFISTMEDLHQPQLQSKGFFQRSYDYMKAKVRLLGSEETTDEDVQTSPQLSLRILSLDEEGINGAKSRIQSIIAGEMTEEVFHKDAFSKFTPQQIAKLKKIAGDYEVAISTRKIKSNIIELQGRRVNVMKAQKLIYELIVEIQEKQLILKDVKWFYTGVNNEMVEFDGDITVLLEKAFQKKKNEVTYTTRNNHKFKVNLKKMPMEETDLTLNTTNMVIRNESTMNLPSDWSPMTEKQKSEICDLQPISNEYHQVEIQFTAALGSKVQLKAIVKISRIQNIELWKQYAIKKEAFKKTMEGQGFERTLYHGTDDGTITKINNTGFNRSYAGKNVTAFGKGTYFATSAAYSAQEKYSQPNANGEKHILMCSVLVGKCTKGTPDMLAPPAGFDSVCDDPANPKIIVIFHDVQAYPSYLITFKLT